Proteins encoded in a region of the Zea mays cultivar B73 chromosome 4, Zm-B73-REFERENCE-NAM-5.0, whole genome shotgun sequence genome:
- the LOC103654735 gene encoding transcription factor GTE4, whose product MASDPPGDGTSGEETAPGPAPAVEAPPAPAVPARSRWAAEIKVYTRKHPRKNPKPPPESAADPVSVPSPAPNPLSETLSSIRRSIHRTEAVDAAALSDPAAPASVPTRAPSGERGAASGDPSSGLNRVGGGIPNGHGDDRAAAAAVKAEKARKRRLRSELRRCLAGELDQVRVLSRRLKEAAEALAQQEASEPVPLPLMVLPTQQQVVDAGYVQHQFLAGDMAVPMPTQIAAAVTPARSLLHRRPLTVSVVHNEAFEKEKRTPKANQLYQNSEFLLAKDRIPPSDSHVRKKPKHHKKKHRSLESRGADFDAERRLYSHAFKKSSSLLSRLMKHKFGWVFNKPVDPVTLGLHDYFTIIKHPMDLGTIRGRLSRGQYRNPKEFAEDVRLTFHNAMTYNPKGQDVHFMAEQLLGIFEAQWPEIEAEVNYLASCPPLPKKFPPPPIDLRFLERSDSMRHHVALDTNSRPISHTPTYTRTPSMKKPRAKDPNKRDMTIDEKRKLSENLQNLPPVKLDAVVQVIKNKNLSVKQHDDEIEVEIDSMDAETLWELDRFVSNYKKNLSKQKRKAERAMLARQDAELRAQHPIQQPQPTPVPQEPFGEKSPKQVVKDSLEGEQLPASAPEQNGENRQNASSSSNSSSSSSGSGSSSSGSDSDSSSSDGSDAGNSS is encoded by the exons ATGGCTTCTGACCCTCCCGGAGATGGCACCAGTGGTGAGGAGACGGCGCCGGGCCCTGCCCCCGCCGTGGAGGCGCCGCCTGCTCCCGCCGTTCCGGCCAGGTCGCGCTGGGCCGCTGAGATCAAGGTCTACACCCGTAAGCACCCCCGCAAAAACCCTAAACCTCCTCCAGAATCAGCGGCTGACCCCGTTTCTGTTCCTTCCCCGGCTCCGAATCCCCTTTCTGAAACCTTATCCTCGATTCGCCGCTCCATCCACCGCACGGAGGCGGTGGACGCTGCGGCGCTGTCCGATCCGGCAGCGCCGGCCTCGGTTCCCACCCGGGCGCCGTCTGGGGAACGTGGCGCCGCCTCTGGGGATCCCTCGTCTGGGCTGAACCGGGTCGGCGGCGGTATTCCTAACGGCCACGGCGACGACCGGGCGGCCGCCGCTGCTGTGAAAGCTGAGAAAGCACGGAAACGCAGGTTAAGGAGTGAGCTGCGGCGCTGTCTGGCAGGAGAGCTCGACCAGGTCCGCGTGCTCTCCAGGCGACTGAAGGAGGCTGCCGAGGCCCTGGCGCAACAGGAGGCTTCTGAGCCCGTGCCTTTGCCTTTGATGGTGCTGCCAACACAGCAGCAGGTGGTGGATGCTGGGTATGTTCAGCACCAGTTCTTGGCTGGTGATATGGCGGTGCCCATGCCTACTCAGATTGCAGCTGCCGTTACTCCTGCCCGCTCGCTGCTGCATCGCAGACCACTAACCGTGTCAGTTGTtcataatgaagcctttgagaagGAGAAACGGACGCCGAAGGCCAATCAATTGTACCAAAATTCAGAGTTCTTGCTTGCCAAGGATAGGATTCCTCCCTCAGATTCACATGTGCGCAAGAAACCCAAGCACCACAAGAAGAAACATAGGTCCCTAGAATCTCGTGGCGCAGACTTTGATGCCGAGCGGCGCCTGTACTCTCATGCGTTCAAGAAGTCCTCATCACTTCTGAGCCGCTTAATGAAGCACAAGTTTGGGTGGGTGTTCAACAAGCCTGTTGATCCAGTCACACTTGGTTTGcatgattattttactattatcaAGCACCCAATGGATCTTGGCACAATAAGGGGGCGGCTGAGCCGTGGGCAGTACAGGAACCCTAAGGAGTTTGCTGAGGATGTCCGTCTTACTTTCCATAATGCGATGACATATAATCCCAAGGGTCAGGATGTGCATTTCATGGCGGAGCAGTTGTTAGGAATCTTTGAGGCACAGTGGCCTGAGATTGAGGCTGAGGTTAACTACCTCGCATCATGTCCTCCATTGCCGAAGAAGTTTCCCCCGCCACCAATTGACCTGCGCTTCCTAGAGAGGTCAGATTCAATGAGACACCATGTGGCATTGGACACCAATTCAAGACCGATCAGTCATACTCCCACTTATACCCGAACTCCGTCAATGAAGAAACCAAGAGCAAAGGATCCAAATAAGAGGGACATGACAATAGATGAGAAGCGTAAGCTTAGTGAGAACCTCCAGAATTTGCCGCCGGTGAAGCTTGATGCTGTTGTGCAAGTCATTAAGAACAAGAACTTATCAGTTAAGCaacatgatgatgagatagaggtTGAAATTGATAGCATGGATGCTGAGACACTTTGGGAGCTTGACAGGTTTGTGTCGAACTACAAGAAGAAcctgagcaagcaaaagagaaagGCCGAGCGAGCGATGCTTGCCCGACAAGATGCAGAGTTGCGTGCACAGCACCCTATACAACAACCACAACCA ACCCCAGTCCCCCAAGAACCTTTTGGTGAAAAATCTCCAAAACAAGTTGTGAAAG ATTCGCTGGAAGGCGAGCAACTGCCAGCATCTGCACCAGAACAAAATGGTGAGAATAGACAGAATGCGAGTAGTTCAAGCAATTCAAGCAGCTCCAGCAGTGGCTCAGGATCATCTTCTAGTG GCTCAGACAGTGATAGCTCCTCTTCAGATGGATCTGATGCTGGCAATTCATCTTGA